TGGTTGGGAAGGAAGATGTGATCTTTTCGGACAGATTGAATCACGCATCCATCATTGATGGCTGCCGCCTCTCCGGCGCGAAGATCATCGCGTATGAACACAACGACGTGAGATCGCTCGAAGAGCAGATAAAAGCCAACCTGAAAGATTACCGCCGCGCGCTCATTATCACAGACGGCGTCTTCAGCATGGACGGCGACATTGCGCCCCTGCCCGATATTTACGAAGTGGCGAAGAAGTACGACATTCTTCTAATGGTGGACGATGCGCATGGCGAAGGCGTGCTCGGCAAGGGCGGACGCGGCATCGTCAATCACTTCGGCTTGCACGGCAAAGTAGACGTGGAAGTCGGCACGATGTCCAAAGCCTTCGGCGTGGTGGGCGGGATCGTGGCGGGCAAAGCGGTCATCATCGAATGGTTGCGCCAGCGTGGACGCCCCTTCCTGTTCTCTTCGGCAGTGACCGTCCCAGATGCGGCGGCTTGTCTGGCTGCCGTTGACTTGCTCGAAGATTCGACTCAACTGGTGGATAAACTTTGGGAGAACGCCAAATACTTCAAAGCCGAAATGAAGAACCTTGGTTTCAATACCGGCATGAGCGAAACACCCATCACACCGGTCATGCTTGGTGAGGCGCCGCTCGCACAACAGTTCAGCCGCGAGTTGTTCGAAGGAGGCGTGTTCGCGATGTCCATTGGCTACCCGACCGTGCCGCAGGGCAAAGCGAGAATCCGCGTGATGATCTCTGCCGCGCACTCGAAGGATGATCTCGATAAAGGCTTGGAGGCTTTCAAGAACGTGGGGAAGAAGTTGGGTGTGATTTAGTCGAGCAGTGAATAGTAAATGGTTGAATAGTTAGACGGCGCGGGTGGGGCGCCATCTTTACTATGATAGTTGTAATCAGAAGAAGAAGCACTCTATGATTCTTATCTGGATCGTCTTGGCAGTGATCGGCATTATCATTGCAATCGCCATCTATGATCATTTCCGCAAGTGAATCTGTCGCTCCCATTTCCTGCTCAATATTCTCTTCCTCACCGTCAAACTTCAGGTCGACGGTTTTGTTATGGTAAAATCGCATCCGCTTCCGAAAAAAATGGAAATTGGAGGGATGGCCGAGCGGCTGAAGGCGCATGTCTTGAAAACATGTTTGGGTCACACCAACGTGGGTTCGAATCCCACTCCCTCCGCCAGCCGATTTCGATTGACGGTTGACGATTTGCGATTAAAATAAATTCGTAAATCAAATCGGGGAGGTGCCAGAGTGGCTGAATGGGCTCGCCTGCTAAGTGAGTGCCGGGTAAAACCGGTCGCGGGTTCGAATCCCGCCCTCTCCGCTGAAAACGCATTCGCAAGAGTGCGTTTTTGTTTTGTCTGGTCGCGCGCCCCCATTGAGGGGATGACATTCGAATCCCGCCTCTCCGCTGAAAACGCATTCGCAAGAGTGCGTTTTTGTTTTGTCCGGTTGCGGGCCCCCATTGAGGGGATGACATTCGAATCCCGCCCTCTCCGCTGAAAACGCATTCGCAAGAGTGCGTTTTTGTTGTTATCGCAAAGTAAGCAAAGAAGCTCAAAAACTTGGCGTGCCTGGCGGTTATATTTCCTGTAGCCGGTGTATTTTCACGGTCGCGCGCAACTGACAATCAAGATTCTTACCGCAAAGGCGCAAGGACGCGAAGTTTTTTCATGACATATACCACCCGCTATTTTATTGAATTGATAAGAGCGTAGATTTCTTTTTTATTCCAACTGCTTTGCTCTGCCAATTCATTTGATAGTTCCTTGGCGGATTTTCCCGCTTTCAGTCCCCTCCTGATGGCTCTCAGCAATTCATCCTTCCCCCATTTTCCACTTTCCATTTTTCCCTTTCCTTCGATCACCAAAGTAAACTCGCCGCGCGATTCCTTCGATCTGAAATGCGAGACCGCACCGGTGACCGTTCCGCGCCAGTATTCCTCGTGCAGTTTGGTCATTTCACGCGCGACGCAGATTCGACGGTCGCCCAATGTTGAGAGTATATCTTCAAGCGAATTAATGATCCGATGCGGGGTTTCGAGAAAGATGAGAGTGTAGGTCTGGTCGGAGACTTGAGTCAAAGCCTTGCGGCGTTCGGTGGATTTGTGCGGAAGATAGCCGAGGTAAAGAAAGGAATCCGTGGGCAAGCCGGATGCGCTCAAGGCGGCGATGGGGGCTGAGGGTCCGGGGACAGGGATAACGTCGAAAGAGGCGGCGAGGGCGGCTCGGACCAGTTCATATCCGGGGTCGTTTATCCCGGGAGTCCCTGCATCCGAGACCAGAGCCACATCGCCCTTCGAAAGTTGTTCGAGGATGAAATCGAGTTTATCCAGTTTATTTTGTTCCCAATAACTGGTAATCCTGGTATCGATGCCAAAGTGCTCGAGAAGTTTCCCCGTGTGACGCGTATCCTCCGCCGCGATCAGAACCGCATTACGCAGGACGTTCAAAGCCCGCGGACTGATGTCTTCAAGATTGCCGATCGGCGTGGCAACTAGAAACAGGGTGCCCATTTTGTAATTTTATCATCCCGGTTCTGAAATAAAAATCGGGCGTTTGAATACGCCCGATTTCATTTTATCCGCCGCATCCTTTGAGCGGGATTTCGATCACCCGGCAGCCCGCCTCTTCTTTTGGAATGGCAATACAGCATCCGTTTTCGGCATTGAAAGTCGAATCCGGTGAACATTGCGCCAGTTCCTGTTCGGACAACTCTGGCACTTTGCAAACCTGAAGTTGGACCACGGCAAAACTTGGCCCGGTGCAGGAGACAATCCTTTCACCGTTCTTGACGGCTTCCTGGCGGCATTTGCTCCCATCGGTGTTCAATACGGTAAATATTGCGTTTTCTTCCATCATTGCATAGGCGTATGGGATCTTCTGATTGCACAAGTTATCCGTCAACCTTGCAATGGGTGTGGGGAAGGCGATATCCGCCGAGCACGCGGGAGCAAATGCGGGACTGGTCGCGGTCGGTTCGAGCGTGGCTGTGACCACCACAGTGACAAGAGCCGGGGGTTCGTCCGATTGTGTCTCACCGGCAGCCGGGGCTGTTGACGTGACATCCGGCGCGAGGAGTTGGTTGCGAAGCAGGAGGAAGCCGATCACGGCAACCAATGCCACAACGCCTGTAACGATCAGGCCGGTATTCCATTTACGGGAAGCCGGTTTGCCTGTCGCGCCCAGCCGCGAGGTAATGCCGCTATTCGTATTGAAGGTAAGGTTTCCCGAATGCCCGAACGCGATCGTGTTCATGGCTTTTGCCAGCTCGATGGTGTTTTCGTAGCGTTGGTTCTTATCCTTTGCCATGGCGGTCTTAATGACCGCATCCACCTCGGGCGGCAAGTCTGGCAGGACTTTAAGGATTTCAGGCACGGGTTCGGTTATATGCTTGACCACCACCCCCATGGGCGTATCCGCGCTGTAGGGCTGGTGTCCGCTCAACATTTGGTAAACGATGACTCCCAATCCATACACATCGCTGCGTTGGTCGATCTCGACTCCCTGAGCCTGTTCGGGACTCATATAGGCGGGAGTACCGATCACCCCGGAGCCGGTCAGGTTGCTGGTGGATTCCGTCAGTTTGGCAACACCGAAATCGGAAATGAAAGGTTCGCCGTTCTCATCGAACAGGATGTTATCGGGCTTCAAGTCGCGGTGGATCACACCTTTGCGATGGGCATAGGCGAGTCCCTGGGCAACCTTTTCGACGATCTTTGCAGTGTCCTGAATCGAGATGCCCCCTTTTTCGATCACATCCGAAAGGGAGCCGCCATTCATAAAGCGCATGACGAAGTAGGGTTGCTCGTTGAATTCCCCCGTATCGTACACCGGCACGATGGACGGATGCTCGAGCGAGGCGATCATCTTGATCTCACGCTCGAAGCGCGAACGAAACTGCGGGTCATGCAGCATCTCGCGCGGCAGGACCTTGATGGCAACCTCGCGGTCGAAGTTGGGGTCGAATGCGCGGTAAACAGTTGCCATGCCGCCGCGGCCCAATTCCGACTTGACTTCGTAACGTCCGATCTTTTCAGGGAGTGGCATGCCCGCTAGTATAAACCAGCCAAAACATCGGCGCAAGAAGATTTAACGGGCGTATTATGGTTTTGGAATGATATTAAAAAGTAACAGCCACCCTGCGGTGACTGTTACCTGGTTGTTTACTCGCCGGCCAACTCGTACTCGCCGGGATCTTCGTCCACTGCCATTACCGGCTCTTCCTTCTCCTTGCGGTCGAGGAATTGCAGGCTTTGGACGACGATTTTGGTGAAGTATTTCGTTTCACCGTTGGCCTCGTATTTGTCGGTCTTCAACCGGCCCTCCACGAAGACCAGGCTGCCTTTCTTCAGGTATTCCTGGCAGACTTCGCCGAGCCGCCCCCACGCTTCGATATTCATCCACTCGGTGGAGTCCCGCGTCTCGCCGTTCTTGTCCTTCCAGCGATTGGTGACGGCGAGACTGAAATGGCAGACTTTCTTGCCGGTGGGGGTGAACTTGGTTTCGGGGTCGCGGCCGAGCCGCCCGATCAGTTGAACGCGGTTTAGTGTTGGCATGCCGGCTCCCCTTTCGTTTCGATTACTTTTAGATGCTGTTTACGTGTCATTTTTGGTCTCCTTTTTCTCTAAAAGAACAGGCTATTAAGTTGTAGATCGCCCAAGCCGCGCATGGGCGAGAATTAACAGGGTTATACTTGGTTACGACCCTGCGCTTTCCGTATTGGATGAAGTGGACGTGGTTGCCGCGCTTTCAGCCTTCTTGAGGACGGGCATGCCGGTCTTCATTTCAACCACGTTGTATCCGGCGGGGACGGCGTCGAGGGCGCCTTCCTTGACCTCTTTCGCGAAGAAGAACATCTTGCCCTTCGCGTGCAGGTAATAGGTCGTGCCTTTTGAGTTGGTGTATCCGTAAGCCATTCAATTGCTCCTTTTCCTGAATTGTAATAAAAGTGTAGAACAAAGTTTCTAGCCTGTCAAGTAGGAAAACAGTTGTTGTATATACAAATTTCGAGGATGGTATGAAGATTGCCGAGATGCTTGCTTCCATGAGGGAGGTCCGCCTCTCTTTCGACGGGACGGTTGGTCTTGTTCCCACGATGGGTTACCTGCACGAGGGGCATTTATCGCTTGTCCGCCAGGCGAAGGCGGAATGCAACCATGTTGTCGTCACCATCTTCGTCAACCCGACCCAGTTCGGTCCAAGCGAAGACCTCTCCAAGTATCCGCGCGACCTTGACCGCGACCTGAAACTGCTTGAGCCCCTTGGCGTGGATTTGGTCTGGATGCCAACAGCGGAGGTGATGTATCCGCCCGGCTACCAAACCTGGGTGGAGGTCGAAGCGCTGACGAAGGGGCTGGAAGGCGCGATGAGGCCCGGTCACTTCCGGGGAGTGGCAACCGTCGTGGCGAAATTGTTCAACGCAACGCAGCCCGATAAAGCCTACTTCGGTCAAAAGGATGCCCAGCAGGCGGCGGTCATCCGGCGCATGGCGGTCGACTTGAACTTCCCGCTGGAAGTGATCGTCTGCCCTACGGTGCGAGAAGCGGATGGGTTGGCAATGTCCAGCCGCAATAAATATTTGATTGAAGAGGAACGCAAGGCGGCGACGGTTTTGTACCGTTCGTTGAGTGCGGCAAAGCAAATGTATGATGCGGGCGGGAGGGACGCGGAAAAGCTAAGAGGAAAGATGAAAGAAGTATTGAATTCTGAACCGCTTGCGCGGGTTCAATACGTCTCCTGCGCCGATTATGACTCGTTGAAAGAATTGGATATCGTCTCAGACAAAGCTTTGCTTTCGATGGCAGTGTTCATAGGAAAGACGAGGCTGATCGATAATTTCGTGTTGGGATAGTTGTATAATTAACTCATGCCGCGTAAAACTCGTTTGCAAAAATTCATGGAAATCCTCCGCGAGCAGAGTCCTTTCCTCGCGGAACAATATCATGTCGCCACAATGGAACTCTTCGGATCGTACGTCCGTCACGAAGAGCGTAAAAACAGCGACCTGGATATATTGGTTACATTCACAAAGCCGCCAAGTCTATTTAAACTGATCCGTTTGGAAAACCACCTTTCAGACCTTTTAGGGGTTAAGGTGGACCTGGTCATGAAAGATTCCCTCAAGCCTGCAATCGGTAAAAACATCCTGCGCGAGGTCGTGCCTGTATGAACCGCGTATATCATGATTTCCTCAAGGATATGCTCGACAATGCACGCCGCGCCATTCGCTTTGCGGAAGATATGAGTTATGAGGCATTTATCAGGGACGAAAAATCCGTCTACGCCGTTATCCGCGCAGTGGAGATCGTTGGGGAAGCCGCCTCAAAACTGCCCGAAGACTTTCGCGCAAAATATCCCGGACTGCCCTGGCGCGAAATAAGGGGAATGCGCAACAAACTGGTGCATAATTATTTCGGGATCAATATGGAAGTTGTCTGGCAGACGATACAGGAGGATTTGCCTGCATTGATTGGACCGCTGGAAAATGCGCTTGGGCAAGCGGATCCTGATCAAGATGACGCCTGAACAAATTCATGGAGGGAATCAACTGAGACGAATTTTCTTTCTAACCGCATTTGCTCTTTTGCTTTCTGGTTGCGCAAGCGTAGAAAGCCTGTTCGCGCCTATCCCAACTCCAACTTTTACTCGACACCAACTTCTACACATACTCCCACCAGAACGCTGACTCCGACTTCAACGCCTACGGCTACGATGACGCCCACGCCAACGGCGACTCCAATGGCACGCAAGGATTTTATAGAATCCTTCTATCTTGATGTTAAGGAGATCAAGGAAACTTGTTCAGTTGGTCTAATCTGGGACGATGTTATTCCTAGGTTAAATATTACGGGTATAGATATCAAAGGGATGAGCGTTCAACCTTTTGTTATTCGAAGTGATCCATTCTTCCCATTCAGTTCACCTATAATCTGTTCCGGATTTCTTCTTGTGCCATCAGAACCTGGAATGGGTTATGTGGTATATGAAAATGCAGATGGAATTCAGTTTGTTCAAGTCACATTCGACATAGACGAAGTTGAATATGGCGTCTTTCCAAGCTTTAAAGGGACAACACCCATCTTGACCAATCCATGAACGAAAGACTTTGAATCGTAACTGGCTCGATTTAGCTTCGGGAGATTTCCTATGCCTATTAAATACCGCCGCGCCACATCCGCGGATAACTTTACGACTTTCACGATTTTTCGCAATTCGCTGGAGGATTTCAGCCAGCGCACGGGGGTGCAAGCCATCACGGGCGGTAACGACCCGCAAAAAATGCGGGAACTTTGGGAAAGCCGCCGACCGTTCTGGGAACATCTCACGAACACCAGCGACAATTTTTGGATCGCTGAAAAGGACGGGGAAGGCATCGGCTATGCACGCAGCATTTTGCGTGGAGATCACCGCGAGTTGACCGAGTTTTTCGTCCTGCCGGGAAATCAATCCGCGGGCGTGGGCAGGGAGCTGCTCCAGCGCGCCTTCCCGAACGATGCGCCTCATCGCTCCATCATCGCAACGCCGGACCTGCGCGCCCAGGCGCGGTATCTCAAGGCGGGAGTTTATCCCTTCCTGACCGAGTTCTATCTCGAACGCAAGCCTGAACCTGTGGTCGTTGAAACCGACCTCGTCATCGAAACGCCATCCATGTCAACCGCCCCCGTTGAAGCAATCAGCGATATTGACTTGCAGATCATCGGCCACCGCCGCGATGTGGATCACCGCTATTTGATGAGCGACCGCAAACTTCATATCTACAAACGTGCCGGGGAGATCGTCGGGTATGGATATATCCACAAGGATTTGTACGGTCCGTTCGCGCTGCTGGACAAGAATGATTTTCCCGCCGTGCTTGCCCATGCGGAGAATGAATCCTTGGAGATGGGCGCATCCGCGGTCGGGTTCGAAGTTCCAACCATAAACACTGTCGCCATCGATCATCTACTGAAACGCGGCTATCGCCTAGAAGGATTCATGGGCTCGATCATGTCTGATGCGCCGTTCGGGAAGTTCGAAAATTATCTGTTAACCAGTCCCCCATATTTTCTGTGAAGGTTATTTTCTCCTCCGGGGAATCAACTTTCCAATTTCAGCGCGGATCGCCCTGTTGATGCGGGTGGGGATCTGGTTGATCTGCCTGGGGAGAATACGCTTGAACAAACTTCCGCGCCAGTTCTGCAGGATGGCCTCCATGTAAAGTTTCTCCAGCGAACGGACCTGCGTTTCGATGGAATACTTCTCGCTCAATGCCAGCGAATGTTCGCCGAAACGCTTCCTCCGCTCACGGTCTGGGAGCAGGTCTGCAAGCACATCGGCATATTTTTTCACGTCAAGCGGAACCGCATATCCGTTCCGTCCATCTTCGAGCATGCCTTCGAAGGCTTCATCTTGCACGGCAACGAATGGCAGGCCGGAGGCAATCGCTTCGATGACCGAGATGGGATGAACCTCGGTGGTAGATGCAGAGAGAAACACATCGGCATCGTGCAAAATATCGGGCAGGTCCGCGCGGTCGATCATGCCAAGGAAGTGAATGCGGTCCCTGGCACGGGTGACGTTTGCTTTTTCTTCCACTTGTTTGCGCGCACTGCCATCCCCGACAAAAACCAAATGGCCGTTGGGAATGCGGTCTGCAATCAAATCAAAGGCTTCCACGATGAATTCGAGCCGCTTCTCCGGGTCCATGCGCCCGACAGTGAGAAGAATCGGCGCATCGGGACCCAGCCCAAGCCTGTTTCGCAACGCCCCGGGGGTTTTGACCGCCTTGAACATGCTCAAATCGATTCCGTTCGGGATGACCGTGATGGGCTGTTTTACTTTTTGATTCAAGAGCAAACGATGGAATTTCGGCGAAGGGACAATGATTTGATCCCCCAGATCCGTGGATGCCTTGCTAAACCACGCCGCCGCATATTTGATAATACCCGTATTCCCGATGAACTTGATGTAATGGGTGTAATCGGTAATGGACGTGTGATAAGTGTAGATCAATGGCAATCTCTTGGTGGAAGCAGTGAGATACGCCAGCAACCCGACACTTGCCGGGCTGTGCGCATGAAGCACATCGAAATGCTTGCGCGTCAACTTCCACGTTGAGCGCGGAGTTCCCAGCACGGCAACATAGATGGGCGGATTGTTGAGATATTTTAACGAAGGCAGGCGCATCACATTCGGTTCGTTGTCTTTATAACCGGGGAAACGCGGAGCAAAGATGGTCACTTGATGTCCGCGTTTTTTCAGTCCCTCCGAGATCATCTGTAAAGAGACCGATACG
This portion of the Anaerolineales bacterium genome encodes:
- a CDS encoding glycine C-acetyltransferase — protein: MMSKIDWIQQEIDGLKSQGLYNNIRTIGSPQGAWLLVDGKNVLNFCSNNYLGLANHPALVTASKKATDEMGVGPAAVRSIAGTMTLHVELEKRLAQFKGVEAAITFQSGFTANLATIPGLVGKEDVIFSDRLNHASIIDGCRLSGAKIIAYEHNDVRSLEEQIKANLKDYRRALIITDGVFSMDGDIAPLPDIYEVAKKYDILLMVDDAHGEGVLGKGGRGIVNHFGLHGKVDVEVGTMSKAFGVVGGIVAGKAVIIEWLRQRGRPFLFSSAVTVPDAAACLAAVDLLEDSTQLVDKLWENAKYFKAEMKNLGFNTGMSETPITPVMLGEAPLAQQFSRELFEGGVFAMSIGYPTVPQGKARIRVMISAAHSKDDLDKGLEAFKNVGKKLGVI
- the rsmI gene encoding 16S rRNA (cytidine(1402)-2'-O)-methyltransferase gives rise to the protein MGTLFLVATPIGNLEDISPRALNVLRNAVLIAAEDTRHTGKLLEHFGIDTRITSYWEQNKLDKLDFILEQLSKGDVALVSDAGTPGINDPGYELVRAALAASFDVIPVPGPSAPIAALSASGLPTDSFLYLGYLPHKSTERRKALTQVSDQTYTLIFLETPHRIINSLEDILSTLGDRRICVAREMTKLHEEYWRGTVTGAVSHFRSKESRGEFTLVIEGKGKMESGKWGKDELLRAIRRGLKAGKSAKELSNELAEQSSWNKKEIYALINSIK
- a CDS encoding serine/threonine protein kinase, which gives rise to MPLPEKIGRYEVKSELGRGGMATVYRAFDPNFDREVAIKVLPREMLHDPQFRSRFEREIKMIASLEHPSIVPVYDTGEFNEQPYFVMRFMNGGSLSDVIEKGGISIQDTAKIVEKVAQGLAYAHRKGVIHRDLKPDNILFDENGEPFISDFGVAKLTESTSNLTGSGVIGTPAYMSPEQAQGVEIDQRSDVYGLGVIVYQMLSGHQPYSADTPMGVVVKHITEPVPEILKVLPDLPPEVDAVIKTAMAKDKNQRYENTIELAKAMNTIAFGHSGNLTFNTNSGITSRLGATGKPASRKWNTGLIVTGVVALVAVIGFLLLRNQLLAPDVTSTAPAAGETQSDEPPALVTVVVTATLEPTATSPAFAPACSADIAFPTPIARLTDNLCNQKIPYAYAMMEENAIFTVLNTDGSKCRQEAVKNGERIVSCTGPSFAVVQLQVCKVPELSEQELAQCSPDSTFNAENGCCIAIPKEEAGCRVIEIPLKGCGG
- a CDS encoding single-stranded DNA-binding protein is translated as MPTLNRVQLIGRLGRDPETKFTPTGKKVCHFSLAVTNRWKDKNGETRDSTEWMNIEAWGRLGEVCQEYLKKGSLVFVEGRLKTDKYEANGETKYFTKIVVQSLQFLDRKEKEEPVMAVDEDPGEYELAGE
- a CDS encoding pantoate--beta-alanine ligase, producing MKIAEMLASMREVRLSFDGTVGLVPTMGYLHEGHLSLVRQAKAECNHVVVTIFVNPTQFGPSEDLSKYPRDLDRDLKLLEPLGVDLVWMPTAEVMYPPGYQTWVEVEALTKGLEGAMRPGHFRGVATVVAKLFNATQPDKAYFGQKDAQQAAVIRRMAVDLNFPLEVIVCPTVREADGLAMSSRNKYLIEEERKAATVLYRSLSAAKQMYDAGGRDAEKLRGKMKEVLNSEPLARVQYVSCADYDSLKELDIVSDKALLSMAVFIGKTRLIDNFVLG
- a CDS encoding nucleotidyltransferase family protein, with amino-acid sequence MPRKTRLQKFMEILREQSPFLAEQYHVATMELFGSYVRHEERKNSDLDILVTFTKPPSLFKLIRLENHLSDLLGVKVDLVMKDSLKPAIGKNILREVVPV
- a CDS encoding DUF86 domain-containing protein, encoding MNRVYHDFLKDMLDNARRAIRFAEDMSYEAFIRDEKSVYAVIRAVEIVGEAASKLPEDFRAKYPGLPWREIRGMRNKLVHNYFGINMEVVWQTIQEDLPALIGPLENALGQADPDQDDA
- a CDS encoding GNAT family N-acetyltransferase produces the protein MPIKYRRATSADNFTTFTIFRNSLEDFSQRTGVQAITGGNDPQKMRELWESRRPFWEHLTNTSDNFWIAEKDGEGIGYARSILRGDHRELTEFFVLPGNQSAGVGRELLQRAFPNDAPHRSIIATPDLRAQARYLKAGVYPFLTEFYLERKPEPVVVETDLVIETPSMSTAPVEAISDIDLQIIGHRRDVDHRYLMSDRKLHIYKRAGEIVGYGYIHKDLYGPFALLDKNDFPAVLAHAENESLEMGASAVGFEVPTINTVAIDHLLKRGYRLEGFMGSIMSDAPFGKFENYLLTSPPYFL
- a CDS encoding glycosyltransferase, whose product is MTSNNTELPIGSLRIGLFTDTYAPQVNGVSVSLQMISEGLKKRGHQVTIFAPRFPGYKDNEPNVMRLPSLKYLNNPPIYVAVLGTPRSTWKLTRKHFDVLHAHSPASVGLLAYLTASTKRLPLIYTYHTSITDYTHYIKFIGNTGIIKYAAAWFSKASTDLGDQIIVPSPKFHRLLLNQKVKQPITVIPNGIDLSMFKAVKTPGALRNRLGLGPDAPILLTVGRMDPEKRLEFIVEAFDLIADRIPNGHLVFVGDGSARKQVEEKANVTRARDRIHFLGMIDRADLPDILHDADVFLSASTTEVHPISVIEAIASGLPFVAVQDEAFEGMLEDGRNGYAVPLDVKKYADVLADLLPDRERRKRFGEHSLALSEKYSIETQVRSLEKLYMEAILQNWRGSLFKRILPRQINQIPTRINRAIRAEIGKLIPRRRK